TGTATCCCAATATTAAGCTGTAGTGAATTACCAAcagacagaaagggtatggacgAGTTTCTTTGTTATCAAATAAGGCAAATACATACCAGCAACTGGACTTTTCAAATAATATCATACAGGTATCGTTTGATCTTTTTTTAAGGATACATTCTTGATATTTAAGTATACTGTCTTCTTTCAGAAGCATGGGACTAACACAGGTGTTATGCCTTGTGATAAGAGTTTTTCCTTTTGATGCAATTCCCTCCAGCTCTTGGTGATACATAATCTCAAAGTTAAAGCAGTTGCTGCTATTTTATGAAATGCCACTCACTGCCTAAAATGTTCTTCTGTTGCCAGCCTGCTATTGTGAAAGCTGGTCACCAGGACTATCGTCACTGCCTGTGACAATAGTAGTTGTCTACTATAATCCTAATAGGATTATTTGGATGAAGCAATAAGGAAATTTAATCAAACATCAAGAGCAAATAATATTTAGAGCTTTAGGGCCAGACTTGAATCACAATCCTAGCACTGTCAGTTACTATATGTCTTTTGACAATTTGCCTCTATAGCTTGGACATTCCTTATGCGCACGAAGGGGGAGTTCTGAAAAATGAATCTCGTAGAGCTGTCCTGAGGGTTGAATGAGCACTGGCataaagaaaagctttgacattTGCTATTTATTGCTGATATTACACATAAGGTTAGGGAAAATATGTTAATCTACCTGAAAAGTGGGAAATAATATTTCTGTAGAATTTCCCTGGgtttttttataaaatgtatgtaaaacagCACAGTATTTGGATGTAATAGGTAATCAATCATTTTATTGCATCTGCCAAGCTGAGTCTACAATATTTCTCTGGcctcttattttttaatcactgCCAATATTTAGTAAACAGTGTTAGGGGTCAGAGTGATATTCTTGGCAAGCAAACAGGAAGTACAGTGTAtagtttcagtttagttcagttcagttcagtcgctcagtcgtgtctgactttttgtgaccctatgaatcacagcacgccagacctccctgtccatcaccaactcccggagttcactcagactcatgtccatcgagccatctcatcctctgtcatccccttctcctcctgcccctaatccctcccagcattacggttttttccaatgagtcaactcttcgcatgaggtggccaaagtactggagtttcagctttagcatcattccttccaaagaacacccagggctgatctcctttagaatggactggttggatctccttgcagtccaagggacttgaaagagtcttctccaacaccacacttcaaaagcatcaattctttggccctcagctttcttcacagtccaactctgacatccatacatgaccactggaaaagccatagccttgactagacgaacctctgttgacaaagtaatgtctctgcttttgaatatgctatctaggttggtcataactttccttccaaggagtaagcgtcttttaatttcatggctgcagtcaccatctgcagtgattttgtttaGTGCACAGATAATCTAGGTtctaatcccagctctgccagttCCTGGTTCTGTGACCTTCAGCATATTATATAACCAATCTGTGTCTCAGGTTCCTTATCTATAAGATGGGAATGCTATAGTGCCTGTCTGGTTAAATTATTGTGagaaatataaaaggaatgaatatatataatgcACTTCAAGTAACTCCTGACACACAGTAAATGTTAAATAAGTATTTGCTATTATTCACTAAAAGAAGATCCAGAATACACTTTTCAAattcagacacacacatgcatgcacacttgTATTTACTGACTTACTTGCATATCTACCTTGGGTGGTCAAGGCTGGATAAGAATGTGCAATAATTTACCCAATACTGAAAATAGCTGAGAAATTAGATATGAACTATGTAGATTCTAACAAggcaaattattttcttcttataggGAAGATGAGTATGATCTTGAAGACTCACCAATTTATGGTAATGTAGATAATGTGGCCTtaggtaagttttatttttccaaaaattaaatttaCCTATAAATCAATTACCCCCACATAATTCCACAGAGAATTTGAGGTAGCTTATTTTTTGTCAcaatcatatttaaatatttcaagggTAACCATACATTTGAGTATATTTAGCATATCATTTATCAAGAATTTTCAAAGCTGCATATTGTAAGTTGTATTGCAACAGTGAATCAACATCCTGTTTTTCTATATTCTCTTTATTTCACTCTAGTTTGTAGTAAGAATACCGGAAGACTCAATTACAATGAATTGTGACACACACAGATTTCTATGAAATAAAGCTATTTCTAGAACAGAAGATTGCCCAGGGGAACAGTGCTTTATGCTCTGTATACAAAAGCATATCTACAGTGAATAATTTGGAACAAAAAACAGATTCtctgatttcctttgttttaacTGGTTCTTTTAAAGTAGCGAATATAGGGTTACACTGATGACAAGCAGGGAAAGAGAAGAGCCAAACCATCACTGAGTGATGGGTTGTacactttttgttcttttgtaaCAAGTACTCTTCAATTCCCAGCATCCTTTATTCCTTGAAACGTTCCACTCCCCCACAACTAAAAAACCCCTAAATGTCTCAAAACAAACAgctgtgatctgatctgatcccagcCCTCTGAGGAGAGAAGCTGTCAGACAAGGACTACCAATGATCTCTATCCTTGCCCTGTAAGCACTTAATTCATGATTGGTGGAGGGTGGGTAGGTGGGGTTAACTCCTGTTGATTGGCGTCTCAAACACAGATTCCCAGTAATGAATTAAATTTATCTGAACCTCTATATATCAAGACAGTATGAAATCTCCTAAAGTTAAACACATGAGAATTTTATAGGAGTCAAGAATTTAAATAATCTttgtctctccccaccccccaccaccattgTAAAGTATCCTTTAATCATCTGCTCTCTGAGGAATCAAAACTATTTTACAGGAATAGACTATTAAAGaattttccttcctgtttccctTTGCAGAATTGTGGTGCCCACTTATACTACTTGAGAGCTTAATTTCTTTTGTATCCTGGTAGCTCAAAGCCCACCATATCTGCAGTCTTCATGAGCAGTGAGCACAGGTGCCTCTCTTACAGGTTCTGACTTAGTAATTCCACAGTTGGACTTAGAACCTCCTATTTAACAAGCCTCCTGGGTGATTCTAATTCATGTTTCCCGTGGTTTATCTTTGAGAAACATTATGGGCCAGTTCTCTACATTGCTTTTCAGAAAGGGTTGGAGCATTACAAAGTACCTTGTATTATAAACACATCTTTTCATCTATGGGGTCAAATTGGTGCAATCAACATTTCTGCAACATTATTCTCCATCCTACAAGTCATTagctttccttcctctcccttttaAATAGAGTATCTGGGGAAAGAAAGGTATGGATGACTCAGTAAGCATCCCCCACAGAAGGAAATAGGGTCATGCCTGCTGGCTGGTGGACATGGCGAAACCCCCCCCCAGCAACTTAGTATCAGCATTATATACCCCACTGTATACCCCTCAAAACAGCCTGGATGAACTGTCCTGTCACTGATATGTGGGATAACAAAcataatctaaaatatattttttcaaaaatagtatAGGGTTAAAAAGGCCTctgagtaaaatatttttcttatggaaaaaatTACCAAATTTTGATCATCAATATATGTGCTCCGTACTTTATGCCACCTGCACCGTTTGTAATCATACTTAAATAGGAGGGCACAGGTAAGCCTTTAACTCATGGGATCCCCGTAACATATAAATGGTAGTTTGAGCAGAGACTGTCATGTCCTGTGATGGTATAAGAAGAGTAATATCCAAGTGACCAAGTAATATCCAATTTTGTCTAATTGTTAATACTGTTGGGCAACAGGCTTCTCCACAGTCTGACCTGCAGAGAGCAGTTTGTACCTCCTTATCTTTGCACTGCCACAAAAATAGACTAATCAAATGACTCCTGAGGGTTTCACATTTATAGCAAAGTGGTGTTTGGGTCATGCATTATGATTTGTGccagcattttttaatttttccattgtaAATCTCTTTTCAACTCCCCAGAACCGGTGGATGAAAACTGCTATGAACAGATGAAAGCACGACCAGACAGATCTGCGAACAAACTGCAAGACGCCCCACCTTCACAggtgggttttgttttctgtatcacGGGCCAGATTCAGCCTAGGTCACGGCACAACCGCCTGTTTCATGAGCATAAAGGCAGCATATTCTGATAAACATCAGAAGCAGCCTGTTGGAAATTTTGCATTCTGAACTGCTGTCAAATTCTAGCACCTAAGCTCTAATGAAAAACTCAGAAGGCAAATAGTTTTCAGAGCCGCACTTAAAGACTCAAAATTGTGTACAACTACAAATGCAGTAGATTTCAAGGGAAAAGTGGATTCTCTTCCTAAATaattaagctttttttctttcagagcaaagaaaagtTACATATATcatagaaataattataaaaagtgACACATACAGAGTGCTCAGAAGACCCAGATGTCAGGAATGGATGGTGGATGGGGAGAGAAAGACCTTAGTGAAAAGAAATTAACTATAAAAGAACATACTCtattttataaggaaaatgaGTGTAAATTTAATACAAGCTCTATGGCTATTGTATTATGGCAAGATTTACGCACGGCTTTTGGGGGATAGGCAGGACTAAAGcataagcagaaatagaaaaacccaAGAAGAAATGAGTAGTTTATACTTTTcctaggagaaggcgatggcaccccactccagtactcttgcctggaaaatcccatggacggaggagcctggtgggctgcagtccatggggtcgtgaagagttggacacgactgagtgacttcactttcacttttcactttcatgcactggagaaggaaatggcaacccactccagtgttcttgcctggagaatcccagggacgggggagcctggtgggaggccatctatggggtcacacagaattggacacgactgaagtgacttagtagtagcagtagcagaagcgacttagcagcagtagcagcatactttTCCTACCCACATCAGTTCAGCCTCCTCAGACATAGCACTACTGTTCACAGTTCTTAGTGTATGTGTGGTTGAAGTGTTATGAATTTCAGTTATAAtggttctttcttctctttctctatccCATCCCTTTTGTTATGTGCTCTCATGCTATTTCCTAGAAACAGGCATATGGCCAGCATTTCCTATGTAGTCATTATACGTCAGACTTGTCTTATGTGCTTTACAGGCATTAGCATTTTAGGTTCCTATGAGGGAGACAGCATGATTATTCCCATTTGACAGAGATGATATAAAACTTGCCCTAGAGACTCAGAAACTAAGTAGGGAAACAGATCCAAACTTAGTCCCACTTGACAGAAAACATTTTCCTCCCAAAGATGGGTCAAAACTTGGAAACTTCCCATTAAgatagaatttcctttttctttataggAGCCTTCTAAAaatcaaattcttaaaaattttttaatgaaaacaagaTGTGGTGAAGTTTAAGCAGAATGTAAAGTAACTCTCTCATGGGCAAATCTGCCATGTGACATTCAATTAATTGTTAAATGTATTTTAGATAACAGGTATGAAAAAAAACTGCTTGTTATAATATGATTTGCAAGATTCacgataataaaaagaaaaccttttgaGAAAGGTTAAAATATAACTATACCACCGGACATGCAGAGATCCACAGCACCTTAGCTGTAATAGAGCTGAGACTTCTGTTGCTGTTTGAATAGAAGTTGCTGTTTaatacatgtaaattaaataGGTCAGCCTTATTTATGCTGCATCTAGTTTGTACTCAAGAGGAAATTGTGCAGAGCCTTAAAGTGTCTTTAAAAGtctgttattttataaattatatatttaaagacaCTTCTAAGGGAATTAGTCTTTATCCTTCTCACAAATTTAATTGCACAAATTAGAagtaatttctccttttaaattaatttttattggagtatagttgatttacaatgctgtgtttgttccaggtgtacatcaaagtgaatcggctatatatgtatattcactcttttatagattctattcccatatgggtcattacagagtattgggttgagttccttgtgctatacagtaggttctcattagctatctattttacatatagtaagcAGTGTGCATAgatcaatcccaatttcccaatttatcccaccaGAAGTAATCTCCTTATATTTGCTCAATTCCATTTtattagagggcttccctagtagctcagttggtaaagaatccatctgcaatgcaggagaccgtggttcaattcctgggtggagaagatttccactggaggaggaataggctacccactccagtattcttgggcatccctgctggctcagctagtaaagaatccacctccaatgtgggagacctgggttcgatccctgggttgggaagatcccctggagacaggaacagctacccactctagtattctggcctggagaattctatgaaccatatagtccatggggtcacaatgacaGTTATCATCAAAACACTGCCCAGTTAGTTACTATGGTACTCAGTTACTTTGGTCAATTACATTACAAAAGTGTGAAGAATCCATAATGCAATGCAAAAAAAGCTTATGGATCAAATATTGGAAACAGAAAAAAGCTCCTTGTCCTTTGAAAATGATGTGTACAATTCAAAAGTTGCAATTTCAGTCTCTAAGTCTGCTATTAAACAGGAAAAGTTGACTGGGAAACTTGGTGACAAAATGGGTTCATGAGAGTTCCCTAAAAAATTTTAGGGGCATCAATgtgaacttatttttctcttatcctCACATCAAAACCTCACCCATCCCTCCTTTCCCTCCATGTCAGAAGCACCCTTTCCCCTTTCCAAAGCCAATAGTCCTACTTGGGCTCTTGActatttcttctacttctttcaaGATCTTGCACGTTCAATTATTTGTCTCCatttctttaaatgaatgaaGTACTATTGACTTACAAATATACCCAAATCTctgcaatatttaaaaacacaaaacaacaaaacttttACTTCAACCTGTTTTTGTCTCTAATTCCTAAACTGGTTTTTACTTTGCTCCAGTTCCCATTTATATTCACAGATACACATGTTTTTTTTATCCCTGTCTATATGTTTTCTGGGcctcccaagtgactcagtggtaaagaattcgcctgccaatgcaggagacaggagacacaggtttgatccctgggtcaggaagatcccctgaaggatgaAATGGTgattcactccagcattcttgccaggaaaattacatgcacgaggagcctggtggactatagtccatgggttgcaaagaatcagacacaactgaacatgcatgAGCATGCAATGCACGTGTATTTTCCACCCATCTATTCAACTGAAACAATATTTGGTAAATCACAAATGACCATTACACGTACAATTTGTGGTCTTTTCTCAAGACTCACATTCGATGAACTCTGCAGGACTTGATAAATGTTGACCAGTTGTTGACCAGACAAACATTTGGAATGCTTTCAGTAATAAGTACAAAAACTCAATTCAAGCTGTATCATAAAAGGGAAGTCACTGGCTCATATAACTGAGATATGAGGGTGTTGTGTTTTTGAAATGATTGAATGTGagggctcctccatttcttctcccTATTTCTTTGTTACTGACTTTATTCTCTTCTGTTACCAACAGGCTCTTCCATTGAGGCTGGGAGAGCCATAGGAGacccacattttctttttcccaaatcCAGGGAAAGatatcttttctatttctgcacCTGTACCTCAGTCCCCAAAAGGCCATGTAACTGGCTCTGCTGAAGTCATATGCCTACTCTTGGCCCAGCTTCTGTTGGCAGGAGGATGAGTAGTGTAATTGGTCCCAGCCTGGGTCGAATGCTTATTCCTGTGCTGAGATGGGATACAGTATTGTAATTGATGGTCTCTCCAGGACCAGATAGAGGAAAGAAATTTCCTAAAACAAAGTGGGGAATTTATTAAAGAAAGAGAATAGAACAAAGTGCTAGACAGTCAAAAAAGTTACCCACCCCTCTCTATTACGGAATGCCTTTTGGTAATTTTGCTCACTTCACTGACATATTCTCTATCTAGGCAAAGGCAAAGCAGGTCTTAAAACATGAGTTATGTTAAGAAAGCAGTGAAATGTCCAGTTTGCTTGAAATACAGAGTTTATGTAGGAGAGTACTGGGAATCAAATAGAAGGTGTGAATTATGAGCATAGGAAACCTTGAATGTTATGCTATCAAATTCAGACTCTAGGCTAAAGTTTCAGGGCCAGGAtggtaaaatataaaagttatgcCTTAGGAAGATAATTTGAAAATAGTATATGGGCTAACTGGCAGAGTATAGAGATGTGATGGCAATGATACCAATTACCTATCTACAATTATccagaaattattttagaaataaagtcaGACCAAAGATACCAGAGAGGTTGTAAATAGAACCATCCCCCTGCCTGGTAGAGGAGATAAGACTTTTTAACTTTTAGCATGAAAACAAGTGCCAACAGGGAGAAGCTAATCCATGCATTGGGGGGGTGTTAATCCAAATGTTGCTTCTTTAATCCAAACCCCACAAATTGATATAACTTTGGCTTACTCTGAATGGTAAAcccttatttttgtttattcaatGGCTGTTCTAAAGTTTTAGCCTACAGCTCTGATAATTATAATACCACCATACCTTGGACCTTATCTTGGTTCGAAAACCAGGTTTGAAGTGTGCAGTCTACTTAAAACATTGGGTTTTTTCACTAGATGCATACTACAGAGCTATACAGCAAGGGGTTAGTTGACTTTGTGGGTACAGAACTGTGGATATGGAGGGCAgactataaaattatatgtaatattaaattacatataaattatatatatatttacctgcTCAAGGGGTTGGCATCCCTCACCCCCACATTGTTCAACTGTAAATTACCTCCATTTGCTAATAACATTGTAAGATGCGTgttaagtcactgcagtcatgtccaactcattgtaatcctatggattgtagcccaccagactcctctatccatggaattctcctggcaagaatactggaatgggttgcttgccctcctccaggggatcttaccaccCAACATTCTAAGATAGGTACTCTCATTTGATAGCAAGAGGTTAAAAATattgatagttaaaaaaaaaaaaaaaagaactgcccaGGGTCCCATGATCAGAATGTCACAGCTGGAATTCAATCCTAAAACTTTCAAACACCAAATTCAAGATCTTGTCTTCGGGCTTATTGCTTTCTGCAAGTTTCTCTAGTCTCCTGCCCTTCTTAATCTAGTGCTGACCCAGCTTTAGGCCAGAGAGGACCGCCAGGCTTTCTTGGATGCAAATGAATCCAAGACCAACCTAAATGAGCTCAAAGAGGATCTGGGGACAGGTAGGCAGGAAGGAAGTAATAGGGGAAAATGGGAAATGCAACTCTTGCCAAATGCTGGTCATATAAATGGTTgttggttgtttagttgccaagccATGCCCAACCATTGCAAGCCCATGGtctataacctgccaggttcctctgtccatgggatttcccaggcaaaaatgctgaagtgggttgtcattcccttctccagcggatcttcccaacccaggaatcaaagctgggtctcctgcattgcaagtatcttctttactgactgagccaccagggaagccccagtcataCAAATAAACCCTGTTAACCTTATACTTCTGAGTCTCAAATGTAGAGAAAGTAGAGACTTTTGTGGGTATCAACCAATTATTAAACATATGTAAAGCATATCTGATTGGTTATATTCCTTCCTGTCATGCTTTGTTCCCAGTTTAACAAATCAGAGTATTGTTACTTGGTAGGTGAAATACAGGGCAGGCACTCCCTGAGGTGAATGCAGGGTGAGAAACTGGTTAAAAAAATCCATCTAAAAAGTTCATGTGTATTCTGAGTATAAGAAAGAAAACTGCTTTCTTTTAAGCATTTTCCACTCCAAAATCTTGAATTTACTATTTGTAGTTATCACTCTGATTGACAAATTTGGCAAATAAGGCCGTGAAGaccagaaaacaaacttgtgtgTTTTTGGTAGGCTTTAGAGTTTCCcagtggagagggcaatggcaccccactccagtactcttgcctggaaaatcccatggacggaggagcctggtaggctgccgtccatggggttgctaagagtcggacatgactgaagtgacttagcagcagcagcagcagtagcagcagcagcagagttttgCAGAGGTCAAAGTTAAAGAATGGCTAACAGTGAAAACTTACTATGCTTTTCTCTTTTAGGAAACTGCAGTAAGGGTATGCTATGCCTCATTAGATCACAACAATGAGGGGAAGCGAAGAAAGCCCAGGAAACAGAAAACTCATTTGTCAGACAAGGATGAAGAGGGGCAGATGCATGCAAAGGATATCAGCCTTTCTAAGACCACTTTGGTGGACAGTTACCCACCAGAAAGTGaggcaatagaggaaaacattcatGATGATCCCATCAGGCTGTTTGGATTGATCCGTGCACAGAAAGAAAGTTTACACTCGCTAGACTATGATCTAGCTCAGTAAACTGGCTCTTACTGGACGTGTTTGTCAGAGAAATGAAGACCCATTTGACACAGCATGACTTGTCATGGTGATGATCTGATCGTCTGTTGGTGGGATGGTTGCTTACCTTTTATCCAGAGGTTATGTTATGCACGCCAAATGGAATACCATACAAATTAGCTATTTAGTTATTTGAATTCACTTAAAAAACACGTATgtagtaaaatgtaaataaaatcaagTTTGCAGATTGATCCTGATAGAAGCCATAACTTCACAACAATACTCAGTGACATAAACCTCCCCCGAAAAAGGGTTTTAAGCATATGTTCTTGATCATGTTGAaagaagtcaattttttttttaaagttctccttTCTGAATGTGAAATACCCCATAATTGGAGAAAATTTCTGATTGAAAGGCATGGGAGGCATTTAAACTTATTGCTAACAGTAGAGGGATAAGCTTCTTAATATTTTccacaaatggaaattttagttCTAGAAATGAAATTAATGCATACTCCTTATAACAACAAatagtataaaaaataatttagatattCCACTAGCCAGAGATAATTGCAGTGATCAactttctatatattcttttagaTATTTTTCTCAGCATGACCATACATATACCCATATATAGGcctagtagtttttttttttttttaacaaaaaagaaaaagggggaatgATGATTGTACACTTATTATTTaagcttttttcacttaatatatcaTAAATTTCTTTCCACTGTTATTTTTAACTATAActaactatagttaataattttaatttaatgattGCATAGTATTTCATTGATGATTGCACCAAAacttaaataattttgaagtaCATTTAGCTCATTTCCAATCTCTggtttttttgcttttacaaataacattttaatgagGATCCATCTTTGCACATGTTTGGTACTTTTCTGACTTCTTGTGGCCAAATGTCTAGGAAAAGGATTGCTGCTTTAAAAGGTGTGCATTGTGTAAGTCTCTATAGATTATATTTCTGAAAGGCTAAGAGTTAGGTCAAAGTGTGTGCCCTGTTTAAACGCTAATAAGCACTCTTAAATTGctctccaaaaattttttttctaaaatgctttctATCTTGCTCCATTTGGAGTAGAAAATTTGGTTTAAATCACTGAACAAAAACATTATACTTGACAGCTATTGCTCCTGCCCTCTGACCAGAGCTTAGAAGATTTTAGTGACTCTTCAATTACCTGTGGAGCTCCCATGGCTGTTGATATTATAAGTTATACAATGATGATGGAAACAGGCTCTGCACCCATTGAATAGAAGATGAGTATTAGGTTAAAGAAAAGTGTAGctactagtaaa
The DNA window shown above is from Bos indicus isolate NIAB-ARS_2022 breed Sahiwal x Tharparkar chromosome 1, NIAB-ARS_B.indTharparkar_mat_pri_1.0, whole genome shotgun sequence and carries:
- the TRAT1 gene encoding T-cell receptor-associated transmembrane adapter 1 isoform X2 is translated as MSGNAECHFSIWAILAFLGLALTISLIFNIFHCVEKQRQEKICTYSDDYFPREDEYDLEDSPIYGNVDNVALEPVDENCYEQMKARPDRSANKLQDAPPSQETAVRVCYASLDHNNEGKRRKPRKQKTHLSDKDEEGQMHAKDISLSKTTLVDSYPPESEAIEENIHDDPIRLFGLIRAQKESLHSLDYDLAQ
- the TRAT1 gene encoding T-cell receptor-associated transmembrane adapter 1 isoform X1, producing MPAAFIGNAECHFSIWAILAFLGLALTISLIFNIFHCVEKQRQEKICTYSDDYFPREDEYDLEDSPIYGNVDNVALEPVDENCYEQMKARPDRSANKLQDAPPSQETAVRVCYASLDHNNEGKRRKPRKQKTHLSDKDEEGQMHAKDISLSKTTLVDSYPPESEAIEENIHDDPIRLFGLIRAQKESLHSLDYDLAQ